From a region of the Oncorhynchus keta strain PuntledgeMale-10-30-2019 chromosome 13, Oket_V2, whole genome shotgun sequence genome:
- the LOC118392632 gene encoding protein canopy 4: MELFLLCLFWVCSFAISAEDERLPNRCEVCKFLTVELQAALEKTGRSKEVLELGAVLDTGKRRRKIKYNTSETRLTEAVDNICEGILQYSVHAERPGSLRYAKGTSQTMATLKNLVHKGVKVELGLPYELWDEPSVEVSDMKKQCETMLEQYEEVVEDWYFHHQEERLERFLCETHILKTSEQECLQEVWKGDMGKKGSKVEVASEEEGGGKTHDAGEL, encoded by the exons ATGGAACTTTTCCTCTTGTGCCTTTTTTGGGTGTGCAGCTTCGCTATATCAGCCGAGGACGAAAGACTGCCCAATCGATGCGAAG TGTGTAAGTTCCTGACGGTGGAGCTCCAAGCAGCCTTGGAGAAGACGGGTCGGTCCAAGGAGGTTCTGGAGCTAGGAGCAGTGCTGGACACGGGTAAACGCAGACGCAAGATCAAATACAATACCTC TGAGACCCGTCTGACTGAGGCAGTGGATAACATCTGTGAGGGGATCCTACAGTACAGTGTCCATGCTGAGAGACCTGGCAGCCTCCGATACGCCAAG ggtACCAGTCAGACCATGGCCACTCTGAAGAACCTGGTCCATAAGGGGGTGAAGGTGGAGTTGGGTCTGCCCTATGAACTCTGGGACGAACCCTCAGTGGAGGTGTCCGACATGAAGAAACAG TGTGAGACGATGCTAGAGCAGTATGAGGAGGTTGTGGAGGACTGGTACTTCCACCATCAGGAGGAGAGGCTGGAGCGCTTCCTGTGTGAGACACACATTCTCAAGACCTCCGAGCAAG aatGTCTACAGGAGGTTTGGAAGGGTGACATGGGAAAGAAGGGATCCAAAGTGGAGGTAGCAAGcgaagaagagggaggagggaagactCACGATGCAGGAGAACTGTGA